One stretch of Streptomyces peucetius DNA includes these proteins:
- the npdG gene encoding NADPH-dependent F420 reductase: MTTTGTDSSGTAPKAPAKDPRDLPDVSDLVVGVLGGTGDQGRGLAYRLAGAGQKVIIGSRSVERAEAAAEELGLGIEGADNAECARRSDVVIVAVPWDGHAKTLETLQKELVGKLVVDCVNPLGFDKKGAYALKPEEGSAAEQAAALLPDSRVTAAFHHLSAVLLQDETIEEIDTDVMVLGETRADTDIVQALAARIPGMRGVFAGRLRNAHQVESLVANLISVNRRYKAHAGLRVTDV; the protein is encoded by the coding sequence ATGACTACTACTGGTACCGACAGTTCAGGCACCGCGCCCAAGGCCCCGGCGAAGGACCCCCGGGACCTTCCCGATGTCTCCGACCTCGTCGTCGGTGTCCTCGGCGGCACCGGCGACCAGGGCCGCGGACTCGCCTACCGGCTGGCCGGGGCCGGCCAGAAGGTGATCATCGGGTCCCGTTCCGTGGAGCGCGCGGAGGCCGCCGCGGAGGAACTGGGTCTCGGCATCGAGGGCGCCGACAACGCCGAGTGCGCGCGGCGCAGCGACGTGGTGATCGTGGCGGTGCCGTGGGACGGGCACGCCAAGACGCTGGAGACGCTGCAGAAGGAGCTCGTCGGCAAGCTCGTCGTCGACTGCGTCAATCCGCTCGGCTTCGACAAGAAGGGCGCGTACGCGCTCAAGCCCGAGGAGGGCAGCGCCGCCGAGCAGGCCGCCGCCCTGCTGCCCGACTCGCGGGTCACGGCGGCCTTCCACCATCTGTCCGCCGTGCTGCTCCAGGACGAGACGATCGAGGAGATCGACACCGATGTGATGGTGCTCGGCGAGACCCGTGCCGACACCGACATCGTCCAGGCTCTGGCCGCCCGGATCCCGGGCATGCGGGGCGTCTTCGCCGGACGGCTGCGCAACGCGCACCAGGTGGAGTCGCTGGTGGCGAACCTGATCTCGGTCAACCGCCGCTACAAGGCACACGCGGGGCTGCGCGTCACCGACGTCTGA
- a CDS encoding ABC transporter permease, whose translation MSAAALTAPVAADRADGRIGLRANLRHIGALVRRNAMQIKQDPESMFDVLLMPIMFTLLFVYVFGGAISGKGNQDVYVNYVVPGLMAMMGLNIAMAVGTGINDDFRKGVMDRFRTMPIARSSVLIAKIVVEVGRMVIATAILLGMGFLLGLEIKTSVLGLLAAVGLSLLFGASLTWIFILLGLTMKTAQAVQGMAMLVLVPLQFGSSIFSPPSTMPGWLKTFTDYNPLSNLADAARALINGGPVAESVWMTLGWTAAITVVTAPLAVAKFRRKT comes from the coding sequence ATGAGCGCGGCAGCACTCACCGCCCCCGTCGCCGCCGACCGGGCAGACGGACGGATCGGCCTGCGGGCCAATCTGCGGCACATCGGCGCCCTGGTGCGCCGCAACGCCATGCAGATCAAGCAGGACCCGGAGTCGATGTTCGACGTCCTGCTGATGCCGATCATGTTCACGCTGCTGTTCGTGTACGTCTTCGGCGGCGCGATCTCGGGCAAGGGCAATCAGGACGTGTACGTCAACTACGTGGTGCCCGGCCTGATGGCGATGATGGGCCTGAACATCGCCATGGCCGTCGGTACGGGCATCAACGACGACTTCAGGAAGGGTGTGATGGACCGGTTCCGGACGATGCCCATCGCCCGGTCCTCGGTGCTCATCGCCAAGATCGTGGTCGAGGTCGGCCGGATGGTGATCGCCACCGCGATCCTGCTCGGCATGGGCTTCCTGCTGGGGCTGGAGATCAAGACCTCCGTGCTCGGCCTCCTGGCGGCCGTCGGTCTCTCGCTTCTCTTCGGCGCCTCGCTGACGTGGATCTTCATCCTGCTGGGGCTGACCATGAAGACGGCGCAGGCCGTCCAGGGGATGGCCATGCTGGTACTGGTGCCGCTGCAGTTCGGGTCGTCGATCTTCTCGCCGCCGTCGACCATGCCGGGCTGGCTGAAGACGTTCACCGACTACAACCCGCTCTCCAACCTCGCCGACGCGGCCCGCGCGCTCATCAACGGCGGGCCGGTCGCCGAGTCGGTGTGGATGACGCTGGGCTGGACGGCGGCGATCACCGTGGTCACGGCGCCGCTGGCCGTCGCCAAGTTCCGCAGGAAGACGTGA
- a CDS encoding ATP-binding protein, with amino-acid sequence MRYLLLGTTQAVHDDGTPVVLGGARLRALLAALALRAGRTVPVDVLIDEVWDGDPPADATGAVQALVGRLRRALGHAAVASADGGYRIRADPDDVDLHRFDRLTGEGARALEDGDAVKATALLDDALALWRGPVLADLPDRAAAEVRWEARRLDARRTRLAAAVALDGAQDALPELAALCEAHPLDEPLQALRVRALRDTGRAAQALAAYEEVRRELADRLGTDPGPELTALHAELLNPPAPAAPTGNLRARLTSFVGREPELREIRDDLARTRLVTLLGPGGAGKTRLSQEAAERAAAHPGDPWPDGVWIAELAPVDDPSAVPEAVLTAVGGRETVLRGAGAEELRAADPHGDDPLVRLTEHCARRRMLVLLDNCEHVVEAAATLAERLLETCPGVTVLATSREPLGVPGELLRPVDPLPDPMALRLLAERGASARPGFRVDADEETATAAAEICRRLDGLPLAIELAAARLRMLTPRQIADRLDDRFRLLTSGARTVLPRQQTLRAVVDWSWDLLTEPERAVLRRLSVFAGGCDLAAAETVCPTPAGDSADADGVSDVGDVAGAVGALVDKSLVVAEPAADGQMRYRLLETVAEYAAERLDEAGERTGAERRHLVHYRELARTTDPLLRGHGQQAALALLRREYENLRTALRQAVEARDEHEALCLVLSLSWYWHMQDLRTDARQWTEAVSALHCDPFAPPVHPAPPLTERCTDAPPPMRPELLAEARRQAALVRMVSMDHGVEEWTTPEKLAWLRRVVGVYDAGPPQVCRFPASLWFYAVLITGDGDRVRHVLDLTVRTAEEHGPEWELANALQWRANILANRGMWAGDAHRDADRSLRIFERLGDAWGVAEALASRGEAQARRGAFEEAAADYGAAVERAATLGARGQASLLRGRLANALLESGHGAEAEVILREVLSAGHDAGYEARALARTVLAMRLGRSGRSDEARAELATLRADLTGDTLAVFEGMVVGFLAWLDTVDGRHAEACDGARKALAYALEPLSMMIAPQMPAAHILTAARALAGAGDALLAARLLGAYEGLLPQGQFMTSLDRENRDLAEDVARAALGDAAFEDAYAEGGGLTLEEAAALLRATR; translated from the coding sequence GTGCGCTATCTCCTGCTCGGCACCACACAGGCCGTCCACGACGACGGCACGCCCGTCGTGCTCGGCGGGGCCCGGCTGCGCGCCCTGCTGGCGGCACTCGCGCTGCGGGCCGGACGCACGGTCCCCGTGGACGTCCTGATCGACGAGGTGTGGGACGGGGACCCGCCTGCCGACGCGACCGGGGCCGTGCAGGCGCTCGTCGGCCGGCTGCGGCGGGCCCTGGGGCACGCCGCCGTCGCCTCCGCCGACGGCGGCTACCGGATCCGCGCCGACCCCGACGACGTGGACCTCCACCGCTTCGACCGGCTCACCGGGGAAGGGGCGCGGGCACTGGAGGACGGCGACGCGGTCAAGGCCACGGCCCTCCTCGACGACGCGCTCGCACTGTGGCGGGGGCCGGTACTGGCCGACCTGCCGGACCGTGCGGCGGCGGAGGTCCGGTGGGAGGCCCGGCGGCTGGACGCCCGCCGGACGCGCCTCGCGGCGGCGGTCGCCCTCGACGGCGCGCAGGACGCACTGCCGGAGCTCGCCGCGCTCTGCGAGGCGCATCCGCTCGACGAGCCGCTCCAGGCCCTGCGCGTACGGGCCCTGCGGGACACCGGCCGGGCGGCGCAGGCGCTGGCCGCGTACGAGGAGGTGCGCCGGGAACTGGCCGACCGGCTCGGCACCGATCCCGGCCCCGAACTGACCGCCCTGCACGCCGAGTTGCTGAACCCGCCGGCGCCGGCCGCCCCCACCGGCAATCTGCGCGCCAGGCTCACCAGCTTCGTCGGCCGCGAGCCCGAGCTCCGCGAGATCCGCGACGACCTGGCGCGTACCCGGCTCGTGACCCTGCTCGGGCCGGGCGGCGCGGGCAAGACGCGACTCTCCCAGGAGGCCGCGGAGCGGGCCGCCGCCCACCCCGGCGACCCCTGGCCGGACGGCGTCTGGATCGCCGAACTCGCGCCGGTGGACGACCCGTCGGCGGTACCGGAGGCGGTGCTCACCGCGGTCGGCGGGCGTGAGACGGTGCTGCGCGGCGCCGGCGCGGAGGAGCTGCGTGCGGCCGACCCGCACGGCGACGACCCGCTCGTCCGTCTCACCGAGCACTGCGCCCGGCGCCGCATGCTCGTGCTCCTCGACAACTGCGAACACGTCGTCGAGGCGGCGGCGACGCTGGCGGAGCGCCTGCTGGAGACCTGCCCCGGCGTGACGGTCCTGGCCACCAGCCGTGAGCCGCTCGGCGTCCCCGGTGAACTTCTCCGCCCGGTCGACCCGCTGCCGGACCCGATGGCGCTGCGGCTGCTGGCGGAACGGGGCGCGTCCGCGCGGCCGGGGTTCCGTGTCGACGCGGACGAGGAGACGGCCACCGCGGCCGCCGAGATCTGCCGCCGGCTGGACGGCCTGCCGCTCGCCATCGAACTGGCCGCGGCGCGGCTGCGGATGCTCACCCCGCGGCAGATCGCGGACCGGCTGGACGACCGGTTCCGTCTGCTGACCAGCGGCGCCCGTACGGTCCTGCCGCGTCAGCAGACGCTCCGTGCGGTCGTCGACTGGTCCTGGGACCTCCTGACCGAGCCGGAACGGGCCGTACTCCGCCGCCTCTCGGTCTTCGCCGGCGGCTGCGACCTCGCCGCGGCCGAGACGGTCTGCCCGACCCCGGCCGGCGACTCCGCCGACGCCGACGGCGTGAGCGACGTGGGTGACGTCGCCGGCGCGGTCGGCGCGCTTGTCGACAAGTCGCTCGTCGTCGCCGAGCCGGCCGCCGACGGGCAGATGCGGTACCGGCTGCTCGAGACCGTCGCCGAGTACGCCGCCGAGCGGCTCGACGAGGCCGGGGAGCGGACCGGGGCCGAGCGGCGGCACCTGGTGCACTACCGGGAGCTCGCCCGCACCACCGACCCCCTGCTCCGCGGCCACGGCCAGCAGGCCGCCCTCGCCCTGCTGCGGCGCGAGTACGAGAACCTGCGCACCGCCCTGCGGCAGGCGGTCGAGGCCCGCGACGAGCACGAGGCCCTGTGTCTCGTCCTCTCCCTGTCCTGGTACTGGCACATGCAGGACCTGCGCACCGACGCCCGCCAGTGGACCGAGGCCGTGTCCGCCCTCCACTGCGACCCCTTCGCCCCGCCCGTGCACCCGGCGCCGCCGCTCACCGAGCGCTGCACCGACGCGCCCCCGCCGATGCGGCCCGAACTGCTCGCAGAGGCCCGGCGGCAGGCCGCGCTGGTCCGGATGGTCAGCATGGACCACGGCGTCGAGGAGTGGACCACCCCCGAGAAGCTCGCCTGGCTGCGCCGCGTCGTCGGCGTCTACGACGCGGGCCCGCCGCAGGTGTGCCGCTTCCCCGCCTCGCTCTGGTTCTACGCCGTACTGATCACCGGCGACGGCGACCGGGTGCGCCACGTACTCGACCTGACCGTGCGGACCGCGGAGGAGCACGGCCCGGAGTGGGAGCTGGCCAACGCCCTCCAGTGGCGGGCCAACATCCTCGCCAACCGCGGCATGTGGGCCGGTGACGCCCACCGCGACGCCGACCGCAGCCTGCGGATCTTCGAGCGGCTGGGTGACGCCTGGGGCGTGGCCGAGGCGCTCGCGTCCCGCGGCGAGGCCCAAGCGCGGCGGGGCGCGTTCGAGGAGGCCGCCGCCGATTACGGCGCGGCCGTCGAGCGCGCCGCCACGCTCGGCGCCCGGGGCCAGGCGTCCCTGCTGCGCGGCCGTCTCGCGAACGCCCTGCTGGAGAGCGGCCACGGGGCCGAGGCCGAGGTGATTCTGCGCGAGGTGCTCTCCGCGGGACACGACGCCGGGTACGAGGCCAGGGCACTGGCCCGGACGGTGCTCGCGATGCGGCTCGGCCGCTCGGGACGCAGCGACGAGGCACGCGCGGAGCTGGCGACACTGCGCGCAGACCTCACGGGCGACACTCTCGCCGTCTTCGAGGGCATGGTCGTCGGTTTCCTGGCGTGGCTGGACACGGTCGACGGCCGCCACGCCGAGGCGTGCGACGGAGCCCGTAAGGCGCTCGCGTACGCCCTGGAGCCGCTGTCCATGATGATCGCGCCGCAGATGCCGGCCGCGCACATCCTGACGGCGGCCCGCGCGCTCGCGGGGGCCGGTGACGCGCTGCTCGCGGCGCGGCTGCTCGGCGCGTACGAAGGGCTGCTTCCACAGGGCCAGTTCATGACCTCGCTGGATCGGGAGAACCGCGATCTCGCCGAGGACGTCGCCCGCGCCGCCCTCGGGGACGCCGCCTTCGAGGACGCGTACGCGGAGGGCGGCGGCCTCACCCTGGAGGAGGCCGCCGCCCTGTTGCGCGCCACGCGCTGA
- the map gene encoding type I methionyl aminopeptidase has protein sequence MSGQSLLVPGELSPTRSVPGNIRRPEYVGRPAPTPYTGPEVQDAETIERMRIAGRIAAQAMEEAAKHIAPGVTTDELDRVAHEFMCDHGAYPSTLGYRGFPKSLCASINEVICHGIPDSTVLRDGDIVNLDVTAYINGVHGDNNATYLCGDVDEESRLLVERTRESLNRAIKAVKPGRQVNVIGRVIESYAKRFGYGVVRDFTGHGINSSFHSGLIIPHYDAAHATTVIQPGMTFTIEPMLTLGTYEYDMWDDGWTVVTKDRKRTAQFEHTLVVTGTGAEILTLP, from the coding sequence ATGTCTGGCCAGTCGCTGCTCGTACCAGGGGAGCTCTCTCCCACCCGTTCCGTCCCCGGCAACATCCGGCGTCCCGAGTATGTCGGGAGGCCCGCGCCGACCCCGTACACGGGGCCGGAGGTCCAGGACGCGGAGACCATCGAGCGGATGCGCATTGCGGGACGCATCGCCGCGCAGGCGATGGAGGAGGCCGCCAAGCACATCGCGCCCGGTGTGACGACGGACGAACTGGACCGTGTGGCGCACGAGTTCATGTGCGACCACGGCGCCTACCCGTCGACGCTCGGCTACCGCGGTTTTCCGAAGTCGCTGTGCGCCTCGATCAACGAGGTCATCTGCCACGGCATCCCGGACTCGACCGTGCTGCGGGACGGCGACATCGTGAACCTCGACGTCACGGCGTACATCAACGGTGTGCACGGCGACAACAACGCCACCTACCTCTGCGGTGACGTCGACGAGGAGTCGCGGCTGCTCGTCGAGCGCACCCGGGAGTCGCTGAACCGTGCGATCAAGGCGGTCAAGCCGGGCCGCCAGGTCAATGTCATCGGCCGGGTCATCGAGTCGTACGCCAAGCGGTTCGGTTACGGAGTCGTCCGCGACTTCACGGGCCACGGGATCAATTCGTCGTTTCACTCCGGGCTGATCATCCCGCACTACGACGCGGCGCACGCCACGACCGTCATCCAGCCCGGGATGACCTTCACCATCGAGCCGATGCTCACCCTCGGGACGTACGAGTACGACATGTGGGACGACGGCTGGACGGTGGTCACGAAGGACCGCAAGCGCACGGCGCAGTTCGAGCACACGCTGGTGGTGACGGGCACGGGGGCCGAAATCCTTACGTTGCCCTGA
- a CDS encoding ATP-binding cassette domain-containing protein: MTRTDKNAVEVRGLVKHYGETKALDGVDLDVREGTVLGVLGPNGAGKTTLVRCLSTLIVPDSGRATVAGYDAVKQPRQLRRTIGLTGQYASVDEKLSGWENLYMIGRLLDLSRRDARLRADELLERFSLTEAAKRPAAQYSGGMRRRLDLAASMIGRPAVLYLDEPTTGLDPRTRNEVWDEVRRMVAEGATVLLTTQYMEEAEQLASELTVIDRGRVIAGGAVEQLKAKVGGRTLQIRPSDPAQLAAMAGAVAEAGLDGVGGVSAVPDEGQLYVPILSDAQLTAVVALLAGRGFPIAHIGTHLPSLDEVFLAITGEKSSSAAVEDTDMIPEEVAA; this comes from the coding sequence ATGACGCGAACCGACAAGAACGCCGTCGAGGTACGGGGCCTCGTGAAGCACTACGGCGAGACGAAGGCGCTCGACGGGGTGGACCTCGACGTCCGTGAAGGAACGGTCCTCGGGGTCCTCGGTCCCAACGGCGCGGGCAAGACCACCCTCGTGCGCTGCCTCTCCACCCTGATCGTCCCCGACTCGGGCCGTGCCACCGTCGCCGGCTACGACGCGGTGAAGCAGCCCCGGCAGCTGCGCCGCACCATCGGGCTCACCGGCCAGTACGCCTCGGTCGATGAGAAGCTCTCCGGCTGGGAGAACCTGTACATGATCGGGCGGCTGCTGGACCTGTCCCGCAGGGACGCCCGCCTCCGGGCGGACGAGCTGCTGGAACGCTTCTCGCTCACCGAGGCCGCCAAGCGGCCCGCCGCGCAGTACTCGGGCGGCATGCGCCGGCGCCTCGACCTCGCCGCCTCGATGATCGGCCGCCCGGCCGTGCTCTACCTCGACGAGCCGACGACCGGTCTCGACCCCCGTACCCGCAACGAGGTCTGGGACGAGGTGCGGCGCATGGTCGCGGAGGGCGCGACCGTGCTGCTGACCACGCAGTACATGGAGGAGGCGGAGCAGCTCGCGAGCGAGCTGACCGTCATCGACCGGGGCCGGGTCATCGCCGGCGGCGCCGTGGAGCAGCTGAAGGCCAAGGTCGGCGGACGCACGCTGCAGATCCGGCCCAGCGACCCGGCACAACTCGCCGCCATGGCGGGGGCGGTGGCCGAAGCGGGCCTCGACGGCGTCGGAGGGGTGTCGGCCGTGCCGGACGAAGGGCAGCTGTACGTGCCGATCCTGAGCGACGCCCAGCTCACCGCGGTCGTCGCGCTCCTGGCCGGCCGGGGCTTTCCGATCGCGCACATCGGCACGCATCTGCCCAGCCTGGACGAGGTGTTCCTGGCCATCACCGGCGAGAAGAGCTCGTCCGCCGCCGTCGAAGACACCGACATGATCCCCGAGGAGGTCGCGGCATGA
- a CDS encoding site-2 protease family protein: protein MTTAARRHSDRAVSPVFLGIAAVMGVTGWAVWTGFSTNTGLAVFLFVVSAWIVSLCLHEYAHARTALHGGDISIGAKGYLTLNPLKYTHALLSIVLPVIFVIMGGIGLPGGAVFIERNRIRGRWKHSMISAAGPLTNVLFAAVCTAPFWLDALDGVPVEFRFALAFLAMLQVTAAILNFLPVPGLDGYGVIEPWLSYKVRRQVEPIAPFGLIIVFVILFIPEVNVVFFDAVYGVMEALGVNEFGIYCGRDLFEFWNGRHEFCASSA, encoded by the coding sequence ATGACCACCGCCGCCAGGCGTCACAGCGACCGCGCCGTCAGTCCCGTCTTCCTGGGGATCGCCGCGGTGATGGGGGTCACCGGCTGGGCGGTGTGGACGGGCTTCTCGACCAACACCGGGCTCGCCGTCTTCCTCTTCGTCGTCTCCGCGTGGATCGTCTCCCTCTGCCTGCACGAGTACGCGCACGCCCGCACCGCGCTGCACGGCGGCGACATCTCCATCGGCGCCAAGGGCTATCTGACGCTGAACCCGCTGAAGTACACGCACGCCCTGCTGAGCATCGTGCTGCCGGTCATCTTCGTGATCATGGGCGGCATCGGTCTGCCGGGCGGCGCGGTCTTCATCGAGCGGAACCGCATCAGGGGCCGCTGGAAGCACAGCATGATCTCGGCGGCGGGTCCGCTGACGAACGTGCTGTTCGCCGCCGTGTGCACCGCGCCGTTCTGGCTGGACGCGCTGGACGGCGTGCCGGTCGAGTTCCGTTTCGCGCTCGCGTTCCTCGCGATGCTCCAGGTCACCGCCGCGATCTTGAACTTCCTGCCGGTCCCGGGTCTGGACGGCTACGGCGTGATCGAGCCCTGGCTCTCGTACAAGGTGCGCCGGCAGGTGGAGCCGATCGCGCCGTTCGGACTGATCATCGTCTTTGTGATCCTTTTCATCCCCGAGGTCAACGTGGTGTTCTTCGACGCCGTCTACGGGGTCATGGAGGCTCTCGGCGTGAACGAGTTCGGGATCTACTGCGGCCGGGACCTGTTCGAGTTCTGGAACGGGCGACACGAGTTCTGCGCGTCCTCGGCCTGA
- a CDS encoding PhzF family phenazine biosynthesis protein translates to MNELDPPGASGELDVLRVFCDGDGRHGNALGVVRDPARHPDRASRQALAAELGFSETVFVDDPERGVVDIYTPTLRLPFAGRPLVGTAWLLDLEAVNPPAGEVWARHDGEFTWITARAAWASPWRFEQYASPAEVDAMPAPPPGEGRLCTWAWEDEAGGRVRARAFPRNGDGIVEDEATGAAALLLTDRLGRALNITQGRGSQILTAPGPDGIVEIGGRVRLATPAAAPAPGWAPASVRMSLPGGGRTRLPHAVTAPGPTS, encoded by the coding sequence GTGAACGAACTCGACCCGCCCGGCGCGAGCGGCGAACTCGACGTCCTGCGCGTCTTCTGCGACGGCGACGGAAGGCACGGCAACGCCCTCGGCGTCGTACGCGACCCCGCTCGCCACCCGGACCGCGCGTCCCGGCAGGCACTCGCCGCGGAACTGGGCTTCAGCGAGACGGTGTTCGTCGACGACCCCGAGCGCGGGGTCGTCGACATCTACACGCCGACGCTGCGCCTGCCGTTCGCGGGTCGCCCGCTCGTCGGCACCGCCTGGCTGCTCGACCTGGAGGCCGTCAACCCGCCCGCGGGCGAGGTCTGGGCGCGCCACGACGGTGAGTTCACCTGGATCACCGCCCGCGCCGCATGGGCGTCGCCGTGGCGGTTCGAGCAGTACGCGTCACCGGCGGAGGTCGACGCGATGCCCGCCCCGCCGCCCGGCGAGGGCCGGCTCTGCACGTGGGCGTGGGAGGACGAGGCGGGGGGCCGCGTACGGGCCCGCGCGTTTCCCCGGAACGGGGACGGCATCGTCGAGGACGAGGCGACCGGCGCGGCGGCGCTGCTGCTGACCGACCGGCTCGGCCGCGCGCTGAACATCACGCAGGGCCGCGGGTCGCAGATCCTGACCGCCCCCGGCCCGGACGGCATCGTCGAGATCGGCGGCCGTGTGCGCCTCGCGACGCCCGCGGCCGCCCCTGCCCCCGGCTGGGCGCCCGCCTCCGTCCGGATGAGCCTCCCGGGCGGCGGGCGGACCCGGCTGCCGCACGCGGTGACGGCGCCGGGCCCCACGTCCTGA
- a CDS encoding heme oxygenase (biliverdin-producing): MDATATPFSTQIRLASHERHTTVQTSDFMDRLLAGRLGVEAYARYTEELWFVYRALEGAAHALRDDPVAGPFIRPELMRTAELERDLGHLRGADVRPEELVPLPATAAYAARIEECARTWPAGYVAHHYTRYLGDLSGGQVLRDMAEKTWGFDRKGDGVRFYVFEQIPNPAAFKRGYRELLDAVDADDLEKQRMVDECRSAFDHNVAVLRELEREFPLSA; the protein is encoded by the coding sequence TTGGACGCCACCGCCACCCCCTTCTCCACACAGATCCGTCTCGCCTCGCACGAGCGGCACACCACGGTGCAGACGTCCGACTTCATGGACCGCCTGCTCGCCGGGCGGCTCGGCGTCGAGGCGTACGCGCGGTACACCGAGGAGCTGTGGTTCGTCTACCGGGCGCTCGAGGGCGCGGCGCACGCGCTGCGGGACGACCCGGTCGCCGGCCCGTTCATCCGGCCGGAGCTGATGCGCACCGCGGAGCTCGAGCGTGACCTCGGGCATCTGCGGGGCGCGGACGTCCGGCCCGAGGAGCTCGTACCGCTGCCGGCCACGGCCGCGTACGCCGCCCGGATCGAGGAGTGCGCGCGGACCTGGCCCGCCGGGTACGTTGCGCACCACTACACCCGCTATCTCGGCGATCTCTCCGGCGGCCAAGTGCTGCGGGACATGGCGGAGAAGACCTGGGGCTTCGACCGCAAGGGCGACGGCGTCCGCTTCTACGTCTTCGAGCAGATCCCGAACCCGGCGGCGTTCAAGCGCGGATACCGCGAACTGCTGGACGCGGTGGACGCCGACGACCTGGAGAAGCAGCGCATGGTCGACGAGTGCCGCTCGGCCTTCGATCACAACGTGGCCGTCCTGCGGGAGCTGGAGCGGGAGTTCCCGCTCAGCGCGTAG
- a CDS encoding MFS transporter, giving the protein MTFKLSAVLPDLSPWRSSRGFRLLWTQGLVTYFASSMAMIALPLQIKDLTGSPLAVGAMGAVELVPLIVFGLYGGALADAVDRRKVILGTEAALGLLAGILLVNAALPEPMLWPLYVVAAGVSACAGLQRPALDSLLARIVPHDQLTAAAALNSIRWQLGAIAGPAVAGVVVAYAGHATAYGLTVAGFAVSVLLCLRLDPAPAAHDAEKPSLRGIAEGARYAWSRPVLLGTYAIDLAAMILAFPHTIFPFLADDLDAEWSLGLMYAAGSAGSVLLSLTSGWTSRIRRHGLLVIFGAAGWGLAVAAAGWFTDVWLVLVCLAFAGAGDMLSGLGRSTIWNQTIPDGLRGRLAGIEVLSYSVGPQLGQVRAGAMAGWTGTRPAIWGGGVACVAAVGVLAAVLPRLVTYDADTDEDAVARRAAREAADA; this is encoded by the coding sequence GTGACCTTCAAGCTCTCCGCCGTCCTGCCCGATCTTTCGCCGTGGCGGTCGTCCCGCGGTTTCCGGCTGCTGTGGACCCAGGGCCTTGTCACGTACTTCGCGAGCTCGATGGCGATGATCGCCCTGCCGCTGCAGATCAAGGACCTGACCGGCTCCCCGCTCGCGGTGGGCGCGATGGGCGCGGTGGAGCTGGTCCCGCTGATCGTCTTCGGTCTCTACGGCGGCGCGCTCGCGGACGCCGTGGACCGCCGCAAGGTGATCCTCGGCACCGAGGCCGCGCTCGGTCTGCTGGCGGGCATCCTGCTCGTCAACGCGGCACTGCCCGAACCGATGCTGTGGCCGCTGTACGTGGTCGCGGCCGGGGTCTCCGCGTGCGCGGGGCTGCAGCGCCCGGCGCTCGACTCCCTGCTGGCCCGGATCGTGCCCCACGACCAGCTCACGGCGGCCGCCGCGCTGAACTCCATCCGCTGGCAGCTCGGCGCGATCGCCGGCCCGGCGGTCGCCGGCGTCGTGGTGGCCTACGCCGGGCACGCGACGGCGTACGGGCTCACGGTCGCCGGCTTCGCCGTCTCGGTGCTGCTGTGCCTGCGTCTGGACCCTGCGCCGGCGGCCCACGACGCCGAGAAGCCGTCCCTGCGCGGCATCGCGGAGGGCGCCCGGTACGCGTGGTCGCGCCCGGTGCTGCTGGGGACGTACGCGATCGACCTGGCGGCGATGATCCTCGCCTTCCCCCACACGATCTTCCCGTTCCTGGCGGACGACCTGGACGCCGAGTGGTCCCTCGGCCTGATGTACGCGGCGGGCTCGGCCGGGTCCGTACTGCTGAGCCTGACCAGCGGCTGGACCTCCCGGATACGCCGGCACGGCCTGCTCGTAATCTTCGGCGCGGCGGGGTGGGGCCTCGCCGTGGCGGCGGCCGGCTGGTTCACGGACGTATGGCTGGTGCTGGTGTGCCTGGCGTTCGCGGGCGCCGGCGACATGCTGAGCGGGCTGGGCCGCTCGACGATCTGGAACCAGACCATCCCCGACGGCCTGCGCGGCCGCCTGGCCGGTATCGAGGTCCTCTCGTACAGCGTCGGCCCGCAGCTGGGCCAGGTGCGGGCCGGCGCGATGGCGGGCTGGACGGGGACGCGGCCGGCGATCTGGGGAGGGGGCGTGGCGTGCGTGGCGGCGGTGGGGGTGCTGGCGGCGGTGCTGCCGAGGCTGGTCACGTACGACGCGGACACGGACGAGGACGCGGTGGCGCGGCGGGCCGCGCGGGAGGCGGCGGACGCGTGA